From Micromonospora sp. NBC_01699, a single genomic window includes:
- a CDS encoding Calx-beta domain-containing protein — protein sequence MTRLRWRVGSLAATVVVPTALLGLTPATGHACCDPEDEQVVVSVNGTICWEQTPANTPPSVQALPGRAIVTVTLSQPVTTPVSVTFRTTDGTAVAPADYTAVQQRRVTIPAGSRIVEVPVDIRPDTVREPDEWFNVHISDPSYGEIGQGRATVVIKDGAPPRGGVQ from the coding sequence ATGACACGTCTGCGCTGGCGGGTCGGCAGCCTCGCCGCCACCGTCGTCGTCCCCACGGCGCTGCTGGGCCTGACCCCGGCAACCGGCCACGCCTGCTGCGACCCCGAGGACGAGCAGGTGGTGGTCTCGGTCAACGGAACGATCTGCTGGGAGCAGACGCCGGCCAACACCCCGCCGTCCGTGCAGGCGCTGCCGGGCAGGGCGATCGTCACGGTGACCCTGTCGCAACCGGTCACCACGCCGGTGAGCGTGACGTTCCGTACCACCGACGGCACCGCCGTGGCACCGGCCGACTACACCGCGGTCCAGCAACGCCGGGTGACGATCCCGGCCGGCTCCCGCATCGTGGAGGTGCCGGTGGACATCCGGCCCGACACCGTGCGCGAACCCGACGAATGGTTCAACGTCCACATCTCCGACCCGTCCTACGGCGAGATCGGGCAGGGCCGGGCCACCGTGGTGATCAAGGATGGGGCACCACCGAGGGGCGGCGTTCAATAG
- a CDS encoding AfsR/SARP family transcriptional regulator, with protein MSAVPDPNVPAPAPARLDRATPVRRLIRLLGPVEVLGPAGPALLVGARQRAVVGLLALKADTVVPQWRLVDALWGQRPPRTAIKSLHSHVARVRQALALCGLPDVLVTRESGYTLRLDPEAVDAVRFEEYARRGREELAAGAPARAAAHLREGLSLWRHDVALADAEPTGWGAAEVDRLSEVRLAAIEDRWDAELRLGRHVVVVGELERLLVEYPSRERLVGLLMLALYRCGRQTDALDAYQRLRVGLADEFGVDPGPDLARLHTRILRRDPSLDPDPEPDPPAEPAPVAVVGPAARTDTGAAPPMSMPTPMQLPAPVGFFTGRGAELSTLDRLLDDPDGDLPLALISGPAGIGKTALVVQWGRRVARHFPDGQLFVDLRGHERGSTLSPEHALSHMLRSLGVPADRIPADLTEQASLYRSLLHGRRILIVLDNAGTADDVLPLVPGSAGTMLAVTSRNAMAALNTHHAVCPVDLDVLPDAEALAVLRRLLGAAAVESEPAAAAELVRLCDRMPLALRIAAAKLASRPNRTISTLVTELAGANRLDALTVDGDSRSVRTVFASAYRALSVPGARLFRLLGLHPGPTFHTLLAAAVADLDPTEARRIVDELVVAHLAVETGVDHYRFHDLIALFAQQCATVDETPAHRDEATIRIVDWYVAVAAAANRVLDPGRDRVAPVLRYPPAQPPFPAEHHAALGFLDAERGNLLPITRYAAEHGLPTAAWQLTYLLIGYYDSRGHWPERVEMCRWGVAAARQVGDPATEGLMLSGLGVAHIMARRFDAALEGLHEALPLMLASGDQRGAGHVYNNIAAAYSGLRRFDEAVTAFRHALAIHTASGYRLGIALALNNTGHTYVRMGRPELSAPDLAEALRISREVGNPRLEAAVLHSLGEADLGRGALDDALDHLGQALLVYRAIDDRRYEAETMNGLGLTLLRRGDVAAAVGPLERALLLTRDLADQHLEAVTRHNLGQVHLSAGDLAGAGDELRHALALRARIPDPYEEARVRRHLGDLALRLGDRAGTEHHWRLAVGLYRRASATAEADDLAVRLDLDARPVVAPGSY; from the coding sequence ATGTCGGCGGTCCCTGACCCCAACGTCCCGGCTCCGGCTCCGGCCCGGTTGGACCGGGCGACCCCGGTACGGCGGTTGATCCGCCTGCTCGGGCCGGTGGAGGTGCTCGGCCCGGCCGGTCCCGCGCTGCTCGTCGGCGCCCGCCAGCGTGCCGTGGTGGGACTGCTCGCGCTCAAGGCCGACACGGTCGTGCCGCAGTGGCGGCTGGTCGACGCGCTCTGGGGACAGCGCCCACCGCGTACGGCGATCAAGTCGTTGCACAGCCACGTCGCCCGGGTACGTCAGGCGCTGGCCCTCTGCGGCCTGCCGGACGTGCTGGTCACCCGCGAGTCCGGGTACACGCTGCGGCTGGATCCCGAGGCGGTCGACGCGGTCCGCTTCGAGGAGTACGCCCGCCGGGGCCGGGAGGAACTCGCCGCCGGGGCACCCGCGCGGGCCGCCGCCCACCTGCGCGAGGGCCTGAGCCTGTGGCGGCACGACGTCGCCCTCGCCGACGCCGAGCCGACCGGTTGGGGCGCGGCCGAGGTGGACCGCCTCTCCGAGGTGCGGCTCGCCGCGATCGAGGACCGGTGGGACGCCGAGCTGCGGTTGGGTCGGCACGTCGTCGTCGTCGGCGAACTGGAGCGGCTGCTGGTCGAGTACCCGTCCCGGGAACGCCTGGTCGGGCTGCTCATGTTGGCGCTGTACCGGTGTGGCCGGCAGACCGACGCGCTCGACGCCTACCAGCGGCTGCGGGTCGGTCTCGCGGACGAGTTCGGGGTCGACCCCGGTCCGGACCTGGCCCGGCTGCACACCCGCATCCTGCGCCGCGACCCGAGTCTCGACCCGGACCCGGAGCCGGACCCGCCCGCCGAGCCCGCTCCGGTGGCGGTCGTCGGCCCGGCCGCCCGGACCGACACCGGTGCGGCCCCGCCGATGTCGATGCCGACGCCGATGCAGCTACCGGCACCGGTCGGCTTCTTCACCGGACGGGGCGCGGAGCTGTCCACCCTGGACCGGCTGCTCGACGACCCCGACGGCGACCTCCCACTGGCGCTCATCTCCGGCCCGGCCGGCATCGGCAAGACCGCCCTGGTGGTGCAGTGGGGCCGGCGGGTGGCGCGCCACTTCCCGGACGGCCAGCTCTTTGTCGACCTGCGCGGGCACGAGCGGGGTTCGACCCTGTCGCCGGAGCACGCGCTGTCGCACATGCTGCGCAGCCTCGGCGTACCGGCGGACCGGATCCCGGCCGACCTGACCGAACAGGCGAGCCTCTACCGTTCGCTGCTGCACGGCCGGCGGATCCTGATCGTGCTGGACAACGCCGGCACCGCCGACGACGTACTGCCGCTGGTCCCCGGCAGCGCCGGCACCATGCTCGCGGTGACCAGCCGCAACGCGATGGCCGCCCTGAACACCCATCACGCGGTCTGCCCGGTCGACCTCGACGTGCTGCCCGACGCCGAGGCGCTGGCGGTGCTGCGGCGGCTGCTCGGCGCCGCGGCGGTGGAATCCGAGCCGGCGGCCGCGGCCGAACTGGTCCGGCTCTGCGACCGGATGCCGCTGGCCCTGCGGATCGCGGCGGCGAAGCTGGCCAGCCGACCCAACCGGACGATCAGCACGCTGGTGACCGAGCTGGCCGGGGCGAACCGGCTCGACGCGCTCACCGTGGACGGCGACTCGCGCAGCGTAAGGACGGTGTTCGCCAGCGCGTACCGGGCGCTGAGCGTTCCCGGCGCACGGCTGTTCCGCCTGCTCGGACTCCACCCCGGCCCGACCTTCCACACCCTGCTCGCCGCCGCCGTGGCCGATCTCGACCCGACCGAGGCACGCCGGATCGTCGACGAACTGGTGGTCGCCCACCTCGCCGTCGAAACCGGCGTGGACCACTACCGGTTCCACGACCTGATAGCGCTCTTCGCCCAGCAGTGCGCCACCGTGGACGAGACGCCCGCGCACCGGGACGAGGCCACCATACGGATCGTCGACTGGTACGTCGCCGTCGCCGCCGCCGCGAACCGGGTGCTCGATCCGGGGCGGGACCGGGTGGCTCCCGTACTGCGGTATCCGCCGGCCCAGCCGCCGTTCCCGGCCGAGCACCACGCGGCGCTCGGCTTCCTCGACGCCGAGCGCGGCAACCTGCTGCCGATCACCCGGTACGCGGCCGAGCACGGGTTGCCGACGGCCGCCTGGCAGCTCACGTACCTGCTGATCGGCTACTACGACTCCCGGGGACACTGGCCCGAGCGGGTGGAGATGTGCCGGTGGGGGGTGGCCGCTGCCCGGCAGGTCGGCGACCCGGCCACCGAGGGCCTGATGCTCAGTGGGCTCGGGGTCGCCCACATCATGGCCCGGCGCTTCGACGCGGCGCTGGAGGGCCTGCACGAGGCGTTGCCGTTGATGCTGGCCAGTGGCGACCAGCGGGGCGCGGGGCACGTGTACAACAACATCGCGGCGGCGTACAGCGGGCTGCGTCGGTTCGACGAGGCGGTCACCGCGTTCCGGCACGCGTTGGCCATCCACACCGCCAGCGGTTACCGCCTGGGCATCGCCCTGGCGCTCAACAACACCGGTCACACGTACGTCCGGATGGGGCGGCCGGAGCTGAGCGCGCCCGACCTGGCGGAGGCGCTGCGGATCAGCCGGGAGGTCGGCAACCCGAGGCTGGAGGCGGCGGTGCTGCACAGTCTCGGCGAGGCCGACCTCGGCCGGGGCGCGCTGGACGACGCGCTCGACCATCTCGGCCAGGCGCTGCTGGTCTACCGGGCGATCGACGACCGGCGCTACGAGGCGGAGACGATGAACGGGCTCGGGCTGACGTTGCTGCGCCGGGGGGACGTGGCGGCGGCGGTCGGCCCGTTGGAGCGGGCGCTGCTGCTCACCCGCGACCTTGCCGACCAGCACCTTGAGGCGGTCACCCGGCACAACCTGGGGCAGGTGCACCTGAGTGCCGGGGACCTCGCCGGGGCCGGCGACGAACTCCGGCACGCGCTCGCCCTGCGCGCCCGGATACCCGACCCGTACGAGGAGGCGCGGGTCCGCCGGCATCTCGGTGACCTGGCCCTGCGCCTCGGCGACCGGGCCGGCACCGAACACCACTGGCGGCTGGCGGTGGGGCTGTACCGCCGGGCGAGCGCGACCGCCGAGGCCGACGACCTTGCCGTGCGTCTCGACCTGGACGCACGGCCCGTCGTCGCTCCCGGTTCCTATTGA